The following proteins are encoded in a genomic region of Candidatus Marinarcus aquaticus:
- the ccoG gene encoding cytochrome c oxidase accessory protein CcoG codes for MTYTKKRYLTYTAITLFCMVLPFITINGNHMLLLSFDKMQFHFLGFAFAIQELYLMPFLLIILFIGIFLSTTMGGRIWCGWACPQTIFRVLFRDLVESKLFKLRRIKNKQKEIDYESYGNQAKKLLAMGLFFLLLLFIASNFMWYFVPPEDFFVYLQNPMEHLFLILFTITVAVFLFYTVVLTKEDFCVYFCPYSRVQSVLYDDNTVHVIYDEKRGATECTSCDACVKICPTHIDIKKGLQVECINCLECADACTGVMAKEGKSSLIQWSSSNQMVHNKPTNHFSVRNIMYAVSIAACIGFILFFSAQKEYLLVNVNRTTNLYKIEDKLVRNNYVFTIQNTQDRAYTYDIHVKNEFFEAKRFKPFTLQPNQRVKKVVTIETTKPMSYSNSKDTPLTLNVSVFAQQEPQKVVLNKKVAFIYPRDSLIK; via the coding sequence ATGACCTACACAAAAAAACGATACCTTACTTATACAGCCATCACACTGTTTTGTATGGTATTGCCTTTTATCACCATCAATGGTAACCATATGTTGCTTCTTTCATTTGATAAGATGCAATTTCACTTTTTAGGTTTTGCTTTTGCGATTCAAGAGCTTTATTTGATGCCATTTTTGCTGATCATACTTTTTATTGGTATCTTTTTATCCACCACTATGGGTGGACGTATTTGGTGTGGATGGGCCTGTCCTCAAACCATCTTTAGAGTTCTTTTTAGAGATCTTGTGGAGAGCAAACTCTTTAAACTTCGACGCATTAAAAACAAACAAAAAGAGATTGATTACGAGTCGTACGGAAACCAAGCAAAAAAACTTTTAGCCATGGGATTGTTCTTTTTGCTTCTTCTGTTTATTGCCAGTAACTTTATGTGGTATTTTGTGCCCCCTGAAGACTTTTTTGTTTATTTACAAAATCCAATGGAACACCTTTTTTTAATTCTTTTTACCATCACAGTGGCTGTTTTTCTTTTTTACACTGTCGTCTTAACCAAAGAGGATTTTTGTGTCTATTTCTGTCCCTATTCACGAGTACAATCCGTACTGTATGATGACAACACCGTGCATGTGATTTATGATGAAAAAAGAGGTGCCACAGAGTGCACTTCATGCGATGCATGTGTAAAAATCTGCCCCACGCATATTGATATTAAAAAGGGTTTACAAGTTGAGTGTATCAACTGTTTAGAGTGTGCCGATGCATGTACTGGTGTTATGGCAAAAGAGGGGAAAAGCTCATTGATACAATGGAGCAGCAGTAACCAAATGGTACACAACAAACCAACCAATCACTTCTCTGTTCGAAACATCATGTATGCAGTAAGTATTGCAGCGTGTATTGGATTTATTCTCTTTTTCAGTGCACAAAAAGAGTATCTGCTTGTGAATGTGAACCGTACGACCAATTTGTATAAAATAGAGGATAAACTTGTACGAAATAACTACGTCTTTACCATTCAAAACACACAAGACAGAGCCTATACGTATGATATCCATGTCAAAAATGAGTTCTTTGAAGCCAAACGCTTCAAACCATTTACGCTACAACCCAACCAACGAGTGAAAAAAGTAGTGACCATTGAAACAACCAAACCCATGTCCTACTCTAACAGTAAAGATACCCCATTGACACTGAATGTATCGGTGTTTGCACAACAAGAGCCACAAAAAGTGGTACTTAATAAAAAAGTGGCCTTTATCTATCCACGAGATTCATTGATTAAATAG
- a CDS encoding sensor histidine kinase, which translates to MSIFQEQGIKSMYDMNVVLFYGATFGIVAMTILYTFIRYVYSKEWIYLIYSIMQIFSLLFIVAYSQLFFQNLFIEDVSITFASLFAFAFAIGFYQGEFIPKIENQKELFIYTVILIALLLTAFYHYMLFEYLPYTVIYFVLFVSVAFNFKQEIKPTLIYVLGWSLFCLFLYFTDFKQSYVQEGFLDIVLVAFAIEAVLFTLSIAYTYRALHFENQQYQARLVHQTRLAQSGQMIGNITHQWRQPLNNISYILINLKKAFSQNRLTQAYWEKKVQQVQDQLNFMSTTIDDFNAFYTPNKEKESFFVHTVIQQALRIVDSEFKQKGIETQISVQNTSIKIVGASNELAQVLVILLSNAKDALMDVEHPKVVIRLKSSPSEVFIEVEDNGSGIKQFDKIFQPYFSTKEEGLGIGLSMVKTIVEESFQGKVNASNSAQGALFCLKFEKAI; encoded by the coding sequence TTGTCAATCTTTCAGGAACAGGGTATAAAATCAATGTATGATATGAATGTCGTACTTTTTTATGGAGCTACTTTTGGTATTGTGGCAATGACTATTTTATACACCTTTATACGTTATGTCTACTCCAAAGAGTGGATCTATTTGATTTACTCCATCATGCAAATTTTTTCACTGCTGTTTATTGTGGCGTACAGTCAACTCTTCTTTCAAAATCTTTTTATAGAGGATGTCTCGATTACTTTTGCTTCGTTGTTTGCGTTTGCATTTGCCATAGGTTTTTATCAAGGAGAGTTTATTCCCAAAATAGAGAACCAAAAAGAGCTTTTTATCTATACGGTGATTTTAATTGCCCTACTTTTAACGGCATTTTATCACTATATGTTGTTTGAATATTTGCCGTATACGGTGATTTATTTTGTACTGTTTGTTTCGGTGGCCTTTAACTTTAAACAAGAGATTAAGCCCACACTGATTTATGTCTTGGGCTGGTCACTGTTTTGCCTCTTTTTATACTTCACTGATTTTAAACAAAGTTATGTGCAAGAGGGATTTTTAGATATTGTACTGGTCGCTTTTGCGATTGAAGCGGTGTTGTTTACGTTGAGTATTGCGTATACGTATCGTGCACTGCATTTTGAAAACCAACAGTATCAAGCCCGATTGGTTCATCAAACCAGATTGGCTCAAAGTGGGCAGATGATAGGGAATATTACCCACCAATGGCGACAACCTCTGAATAATATTTCCTATATTTTAATCAATCTTAAAAAGGCATTTTCTCAAAACAGACTCACGCAAGCGTATTGGGAGAAAAAAGTGCAACAAGTGCAGGATCAATTAAATTTTATGTCCACCACCATTGATGACTTTAATGCCTTTTATACCCCCAATAAAGAAAAAGAGAGTTTTTTTGTGCATACAGTGATACAACAAGCTTTGCGTATCGTTGATTCAGAGTTTAAGCAAAAAGGGATTGAAACACAAATAAGTGTGCAAAATACATCCATAAAGATTGTAGGAGCATCCAATGAATTGGCACAAGTACTGGTCATACTTTTAAGCAATGCTAAAGATGCGTTGATGGATGTTGAACACCCTAAAGTTGTTATACGACTTAAAAGTAGCCCTTCAGAAGTTTTCATAGAAGTAGAGGACAATGGAAGCGGTATTAAACAATTTGATAAGATTTTTCAACCTTACTTCAGCACCAAAGAAGAGGGGCTTGGAATTGGCTTAAGTATGGTGAAAACAATCGTTGAAGAGAGTTTTCAAGGAAAAGTGAATGCTTCAAACAGTGCCCAAGGTGCACTGTTTTGTTTGAAGTTTGAAAAGGCTATTTAA
- a CDS encoding response regulator transcription factor yields MERKEMKILLVEDDEIARENAVEYLNTLFNTVFEAKDGLEALKLYNQEHPDIIISDIQMPKFNGLEFIEQIRKKDRTTQIIITSAFSTKEYLLRAVELQLVKYLIKPVSEEALNDAIQHCFENRLSQQSNIVPLKEGYTFDTYNQTLFCHQEQIKLRTKEILLLDLLLKNAQRFVTYSEIEQVVWQEESMSKDALKTLIRDIKAKLPKESIVNLSGTGYKINV; encoded by the coding sequence ATGGAACGTAAAGAAATGAAAATACTTTTAGTGGAAGACGATGAAATTGCACGTGAAAATGCAGTGGAGTATCTGAACACACTTTTTAACACTGTTTTTGAAGCCAAAGATGGTTTAGAAGCATTGAAGCTCTATAATCAAGAGCATCCAGATATTATTATCAGTGATATTCAAATGCCCAAATTTAATGGCTTGGAGTTCATTGAACAAATCCGAAAAAAAGACAGAACCACTCAAATAATCATCACCTCAGCATTCAGTACCAAAGAGTATTTGCTTCGAGCTGTGGAACTGCAGTTGGTGAAATATTTAATCAAACCTGTCAGTGAAGAAGCACTCAATGATGCCATACAACACTGTTTTGAAAACAGACTTTCACAACAAAGCAATATTGTACCACTTAAAGAGGGGTATACTTTTGATACCTATAATCAAACCCTCTTTTGCCATCAAGAGCAAATCAAACTGCGTACTAAAGAGATTCTACTCTTGGACTTATTGCTTAAAAATGCCCAACGTTTTGTTACTTACAGTGAGATAGAACAAGTGGTTTGGCAAGAAGAGAGCATGAGCAAAGATGCTCTTAAAACGCTCATACGGGATATTAAAGCAAAATTGCCTAAAGAGTCCATTGTCAATCTTTCAGGAACAGGGTATAAAATCAATGTATGA
- a CDS encoding phosphomannomutase/phosphoglucomutase, with the protein MIKKSIFREYDIRGIVGDELNEQSVKLIGYHLGQQTIQRSKEKNPVVVVGFDARTHSPELFGYLTSGFNKAGCQVLGMGMVATGVNYFASFQKYYGKRPNASVMITGSHNPSEYNGFKITIENNPFFGEDIYSMGDEIIQNTALSIEDNEAYEEIDVKTAYINYMVKEFDHLKGMKEKFIIDCGNGVADTVLTAILDQLELNYDALYTTPDGTFPNHHPDPSEEKNLKDVMEALKGEYEYAFAYDGDADRIAFLTKRNNVKGDIMALLFAKTMNNPVIIGEVKCTQIMYDKINEAGTAVMYKTGHSNLKVKLKELNADMAAEVSGHIFFNDRYFGYDDAVYATFRLLELIQNGMDIDKEIDNLPQVFSTEEIKVHTTEEEKFALMDKIKEKLQTPPSDFPKILDIIDVDGVRVIFENGWGLVRASNTTPVLVTRFESTSQELAKLYETQLNDLIQSAQDELSNTAN; encoded by the coding sequence GTGATAAAAAAATCAATTTTCAGAGAGTATGATATTCGAGGCATCGTTGGAGATGAACTCAATGAACAAAGTGTAAAACTCATAGGATACCATTTAGGGCAACAAACCATCCAACGTTCAAAAGAAAAAAATCCTGTTGTAGTTGTTGGTTTCGATGCACGAACACACTCTCCTGAACTCTTTGGTTATTTAACTTCTGGTTTCAACAAAGCAGGGTGCCAAGTACTTGGTATGGGCATGGTTGCAACGGGTGTAAACTACTTTGCTTCATTTCAAAAGTACTATGGAAAACGACCCAATGCTTCTGTGATGATTACAGGCAGTCACAACCCAAGCGAATACAATGGATTTAAAATCACCATCGAGAACAACCCTTTCTTTGGAGAAGACATCTACAGCATGGGCGATGAGATCATTCAAAACACTGCATTGAGCATTGAAGATAATGAAGCATACGAAGAGATTGATGTTAAAACAGCCTACATCAATTACATGGTCAAAGAGTTTGATCACTTAAAAGGAATGAAAGAAAAGTTTATCATCGATTGTGGAAATGGGGTTGCTGATACTGTACTTACAGCTATTTTAGACCAATTAGAGCTTAACTACGATGCACTTTATACCACACCTGATGGAACTTTCCCAAACCACCATCCCGACCCAAGTGAAGAGAAAAACCTAAAAGATGTCATGGAAGCACTCAAAGGGGAGTACGAGTACGCTTTTGCATATGATGGGGATGCAGACAGAATTGCCTTTTTAACCAAGAGAAACAATGTAAAAGGGGACATCATGGCACTATTGTTTGCAAAAACCATGAACAACCCTGTGATTATTGGGGAAGTAAAATGTACCCAAATCATGTACGATAAAATCAATGAAGCAGGAACGGCTGTGATGTATAAAACCGGTCACAGTAATTTAAAAGTCAAACTCAAAGAGCTCAATGCCGATATGGCAGCAGAAGTTTCAGGACACATCTTCTTTAATGACCGATATTTTGGATACGACGATGCTGTGTATGCCACATTCAGACTTTTAGAACTCATTCAAAATGGTATGGACATTGATAAAGAGATTGATAACCTACCTCAAGTATTCTCCACAGAAGAGATTAAAGTACACACCACGGAAGAGGAGAAGTTTGCACTCATGGATAAAATCAAAGAGAAACTGCAAACACCACCAAGTGATTTCCCAAAAATTCTGGACATCATTGATGTGGATGGAGTTCGAGTTATTTTTGAAAACGGTTGGGGATTGGTTCGAGCAAGTAATACTACGCCTGTGTTGGTTACTCGTTTTGAATCCACTTCACAAGAGTTGGCGAAACTGTATGAAACACAACTGAATGACCTTATTCAAAGTGCACAAGATGAACTTAGCAACACTGCAAATTAA
- a CDS encoding carbon-nitrogen hydrolase family protein has product MNLATLQIKTSDNFQDNLKNLERIIQEVPKKSLVLSSELCLTGYAYNDLQSAADFTTQATESLKKQSLDKTISLTMTTKEGNDFFNTFFLFDKGEIIHTQHKAQLFTVNNEDDYFKAGKTDAVKLFEFNGLKIGVLICFELRFIELWQQLKGADIILVPALWGAQRKDNFETLYKALAIANQCFVIASDSANEECAKGSGIVTPFGETFRDDTSECIMHEANLEALQKMREKLFVGINV; this is encoded by the coding sequence ATGAACTTAGCAACACTGCAAATTAAAACCAGTGATAACTTTCAAGATAATCTTAAGAACTTAGAAAGAATTATACAAGAAGTACCAAAGAAATCTTTGGTACTCTCCAGTGAGCTTTGCCTCACAGGATATGCCTACAATGACCTTCAAAGCGCAGCTGATTTTACCACACAAGCCACAGAATCTTTAAAAAAACAAAGCTTGGATAAAACGATTAGTCTGACCATGACCACCAAAGAGGGCAATGACTTCTTTAACACCTTTTTTCTCTTTGATAAAGGGGAAATCATCCATACCCAACACAAAGCGCAACTCTTTACAGTCAATAATGAAGATGACTACTTTAAAGCAGGGAAAACCGATGCTGTAAAACTCTTTGAGTTCAATGGTTTAAAAATCGGAGTGCTTATCTGTTTTGAACTGCGTTTTATTGAGTTATGGCAACAACTCAAAGGTGCCGATATCATCTTGGTACCTGCATTATGGGGTGCACAAAGAAAAGATAACTTTGAGACGCTGTATAAAGCCTTGGCCATTGCCAACCAATGTTTTGTCATTGCCAGTGACAGTGCCAATGAAGAGTGTGCCAAAGGCTCTGGGATAGTGACTCCTTTTGGTGAAACCTTCAGAGATGATACCAGTGAGTGTATCATGCATGAAGCGAACTTAGAAGCGCTTCAAAAGATGAGAGAAAAATTGTTTGTAGGAATTAACGTATGA
- a CDS encoding low molecular weight protein-tyrosine-phosphatase yields MKSIIFVCLGNICRSPLAEAVAKEYARKNNLGLFIESAGTGDWHIGEAPCENSIKVAHQRGLDISSYKARQVTKEDFSAFDVVVGLDDSNVANLKALGCKNPLKLGDFGYNGEDVPDPYFFDGFEGFDKVFDMIESCVTQLLNERV; encoded by the coding sequence ATGAAAAGCATCATATTTGTCTGTTTAGGAAATATTTGTCGTTCCCCTTTGGCTGAAGCAGTTGCCAAAGAGTATGCACGGAAGAATAATCTGGGTTTATTTATTGAAAGTGCGGGAACAGGGGATTGGCATATCGGGGAGGCCCCATGTGAAAACTCAATTAAAGTGGCACATCAACGAGGGTTAGATATCTCTTCATATAAAGCACGACAAGTTACAAAAGAGGACTTCAGTGCGTTTGATGTGGTTGTTGGGTTAGATGACAGCAATGTGGCTAATTTAAAAGCATTGGGGTGTAAAAATCCATTGAAACTGGGAGATTTTGGTTACAACGGTGAAGATGTTCCTGATCCATACTTCTTTGATGGTTTTGAAGGGTTTGACAAAGTATTTGATATGATAGAGAGCTGTGTAACTCAGCTTTTAAACGAAAGGGTTTAG
- a CDS encoding transglycosylase SLT domain-containing protein, with protein sequence MKTILSIMLLLSLNLFAADFKASDLTNDDIKLLKQIKRYGQQYDLSYSLMAIAVKESSLGRYKVNVDSFDYGLYQANINTVIRRHQVKNSTFNRNRLAMMLINDFKFATSNAIAELVYWKGIHGDNWFKIWASYNAGFNYDSSRAMRYSKDIKVIINELKKVKQLIES encoded by the coding sequence TTGAAAACAATACTATCAATTATGTTATTATTGTCACTCAACCTATTTGCAGCTGATTTTAAAGCGAGTGACTTAACCAACGATGACATTAAACTACTGAAGCAAATAAAACGATACGGACAGCAGTATGATCTTTCATATTCACTGATGGCCATTGCGGTCAAAGAGTCCTCACTAGGACGATATAAAGTCAATGTGGACAGTTTTGATTATGGATTATACCAAGCCAATATCAATACTGTTATCAGACGACACCAAGTTAAAAACTCCACCTTTAATCGTAACAGATTAGCGATGATGTTGATCAATGATTTTAAGTTTGCCACCAGCAATGCCATTGCAGAGTTGGTCTACTGGAAAGGTATTCATGGAGATAATTGGTTTAAAATATGGGCCAGTTATAATGCAGGATTTAACTACGACAGTTCACGTGCAATGCGATATTCAAAAGATATTAAAGTCATTATCAATGAGTTAAAAAAGGTCAAACAACTCATTGAGAGCTGA